The Balaenoptera acutorostrata chromosome 15, mBalAcu1.1, whole genome shotgun sequence genome contains a region encoding:
- the RHBDD2 gene encoding rhomboid domain-containing protein 2 isoform X2 yields MGDSRKEAEGAENLSEPPRGVGSLAAMAVSEPGYRSWSLWPEVPSATFFTALLSLLVSGPRLFLLQPPLAPSGLSLRSEALRNWQVYRLVTYIFVYENPVSLLCGAIIIWRFAGNFERTVGTVRHCFFTVVFAIICAIIFLSFEAVSSLSKLGEVEDARGFTPVAFAMLGVNSVRSRMRRALVCGMVVPSMLVPWLLLCASWLIPQTSFLSNVCGLGIGLTYGFTYCYSIDLPERVALKLDQKFPFSLMRKISVFKYISGSSAERRAAQSRKLNPVPGSYPTQSGHPHLAPSHPVAQMQHTSGQKLAPWPSWVPGHTASLPPYQPTSGLCYVQNHFGTVPSSSGVYPASAGASLGVQPPAPLNCPGTVHSGALASSAATGSKECSRVLIP; encoded by the exons ATGGGAGACAGCCGCAAGGAGGCGGAAGGAGCCGAGAACCTGTCGGAGCCGCCTAGGGGAGTGGGATCCTTGGCGGCCATGGCGGTCTCGGAGCCCGGGTACCGGAGCTGGTCCTTGTGGCCCGAGGTGCCATCCGCCACCTTCTTCACCGCGCTGCTCTCGCTGCTGGTGTCTGGGCCTCGCCTGTTCCTGTTGCAGCCGCCTCTGGCGCCCTCGGGCCTCTCGCTGCGGTCCGAGGCCCTGCGCAACTGGCAAG TTTACAGGCTGGTGACTTACATCTTTGTCTATGAGAATCCAGTCTCCCTGCTCTGCGGTGCCATCATCATTTGGCGCTTTGCTGGCAATTTTGAGAGAACCGTGGGCACCGTCCGCCACTGCTTCTTCACCGTGGTCTTCGCCATCATCTGCGCCATCATCTTCCTGTCTTTTGAAGCTGTGTCATCGCTCTCAAAGCTGGGGGAGGTAGAGGATGCCAGAGGTTTCACCCCGGTGGCTTTCGCCATGCTGGGAGTCAATTCCGTCCGCTCTCGGATGCGGAGGGCCCTGGTGTGTGGCATGGTTGTGCCCTCAATGCTGGTGCCGTGGCTCCTGCTCTGTGCCTCCTGGCTCATTCCCCAGACCTCCTTCCTCAGTAACGTCTGTGGACTTGGAATTGGGCTAACAT ATGGCTTCACTTACTGCTACTCCATCGACCTCCCAGAGCGAGTTGCACTGAAGCTCGACCAGAAGTTCCCCTTCAGCCTGATGAGGAAGATTTCGGTGTTCAAGTACATCTCCGGCTCTTCAGCTGAAAGAAGGGCAGCCCAAAGCCGGAA GCTGAACCCTGTGCCTGGCTCCTACCCCACACAGAGCGGCCACCCTCACCTGGCCCCGAGCCACCCTGTGGCCCAGATGCAGCACACCAGCGGCCAGAAACTGGCCCCCTGGCCGTCCTGGGTCCCTGGGCACACGGCCAGCCTGCCTCCGTACCAGCCCACATCCGGCCTGTGCTACGTGCAGAACCATTTTGGCACAGTCCCCAGCTCCTCTGGTGTCTACCCGGCTTCTGCGGGTGCCTCCCTGGGGgtccagccccccgcccccctcaaCTGCCCCGGCACAGTGCATTCCGGGGCCCTCGCCAGTTCAGCAGCTACCGGCTCCAAGGAGTGCTCCAGGGTCCTGATCCCCTGA
- the RHBDD2 gene encoding rhomboid domain-containing protein 2 isoform X1, whose translation MLGVNSVRSRMRRALVCGMVVPSMLVPWLLLCASWLIPQTSFLSNVCGLGIGLTYGFTYCYSIDLPERVALKLDQKFPFSLMRKISVFKYISGSSAERRAAQSRKLNPVPGSYPTQSGHPHLAPSHPVAQMQHTSGQKLAPWPSWVPGHTASLPPYQPTSGLCYVQNHFGTVPSSSGVYPASAGASLGVQPPAPLNCPGTVHSGALASSAATGSKECSRVLIP comes from the exons ATGCTGGGAGTCAATTCCGTCCGCTCTCGGATGCGGAGGGCCCTGGTGTGTGGCATGGTTGTGCCCTCAATGCTGGTGCCGTGGCTCCTGCTCTGTGCCTCCTGGCTCATTCCCCAGACCTCCTTCCTCAGTAACGTCTGTGGACTTGGAATTGGGCTAACAT ATGGCTTCACTTACTGCTACTCCATCGACCTCCCAGAGCGAGTTGCACTGAAGCTCGACCAGAAGTTCCCCTTCAGCCTGATGAGGAAGATTTCGGTGTTCAAGTACATCTCCGGCTCTTCAGCTGAAAGAAGGGCAGCCCAAAGCCGGAA GCTGAACCCTGTGCCTGGCTCCTACCCCACACAGAGCGGCCACCCTCACCTGGCCCCGAGCCACCCTGTGGCCCAGATGCAGCACACCAGCGGCCAGAAACTGGCCCCCTGGCCGTCCTGGGTCCCTGGGCACACGGCCAGCCTGCCTCCGTACCAGCCCACATCCGGCCTGTGCTACGTGCAGAACCATTTTGGCACAGTCCCCAGCTCCTCTGGTGTCTACCCGGCTTCTGCGGGTGCCTCCCTGGGGgtccagccccccgcccccctcaaCTGCCCCGGCACAGTGCATTCCGGGGCCCTCGCCAGTTCAGCAGCTACCGGCTCCAAGGAGTGCTCCAGGGTCCTGATCCCCTGA